Proteins found in one Panicum hallii strain FIL2 chromosome 4, PHallii_v3.1, whole genome shotgun sequence genomic segment:
- the LOC112891148 gene encoding nudix hydrolase 21, chloroplastic-like encodes MAAVMVARQGRELQRYSDSTGGRIVVGCIPYRLRAGGEVEVLVISSQKKGPAGGVLIPKGGWELDESMDEAARREAAEEAGVVGETGAPLGRWCYRSRSYDATYEGFVLPLRVTAELERWPEMGARRREWVSPAEAVARCPHAWMREALQRFAGTVVEADANATTALLGSAL; translated from the coding sequence ATGGCGGCGGTGATGGTGGCGAGGCAGGGCCGGGAGCTGCAGCGGTACAGCGACAGCACGGGCGGGCGCATCGTGGTGGGGTGCATCCCGTACCGCctccgcgccggcggcgaggtggaggtgCTGGTGATCAGCTCGCAGAAGAAGGGTCCTGCGGGGGGTGTGCTGATCCCCAAGGGCGGGTGGGAGTTGGACGAGTCGATGGACGAGGCGGCCCGGCGCGAGGCCGCGGAGGAGGCCGGCGTGGTCGGGGAGACGGGCGCCCCGCTGGGCCGGTGGTGCTACCGCAGCCGCAGCTACGACGCGACGTACGAAGGCTTCGTGCTCCCGCTGCGCGTCACGGCGGAGCTGGAGCGGTGGCCCGAGATGGGCGCCCGCCGCCGGGAGTGGGTCTCCCCCGCCGAGGCCGTAGCGCGGTGCCCGCACGCGTGGATGCGCGAGGCGCTGCAGCGCTTCGCCGGCACCGTCGTCGAGGCCGACGCCAACGCCACGACGGCGCTCCTCGGCTCCGCCCTGTAG